The sequence TGCACCAACGTAACCTAACTCGCTCAGTACATCACCGATCCAGCGACTTTCCTGGGCTAGATCGTAGCGGATTGGTTCGTACATTGTTGGCACAATGCGGACACTCAGATCAAACTCCAGCCGGGCATCTGGTAACCGATCGCGCCACCAATCGAGCGCTGCCTGAGCCTCAGCAGCAATCTGGTCAATCTTGGCACTGTTCCAGTTCTCCGTCGAAGGATCAACAGCGCCGGTACTTTCCGGCAATATAAGTTGTACGGCTACTCTTCCTGCCAGATATTGACTTGGCAAAGGTGGTTCAGCATCATCAACCGCAAATGATAACCCTGCCGATGCGGGGACAATCAGAACATCATCTTCGGGTAAAGGGAGTTTTGGTTGGCCAGCAGGCGCGGCGTAGAGTGTGAACGGCGCTGAGACAACGCAGATTAAAATAATGAGTAGAATGTTGTTACGCATAGCGGCCTCGCATTGGCTACAATGAACAAAGAGCGCAAAGCCGTTCTCACAAGCTCAATATAGCTGACAATGCTGCTACCGGCGAGAGGCGAAAGAGTCCTGTCATGTGAATACTGGTGTAACTAGAGTTTGACGACAAGAGGTAGTATTCTTGTACTATGTCGTTAAAGACAGATGCTATTGTTTGCCGATGCCGACTACAACCGCATGACAATAGAGAGGAATAGTTAGATGCTAGACGGCAACCTGCGGGGAGGGGTGTTTCAGACCCACACTGATACCAATTCTGTCAAGGAGAACCGGGTCTCATCGTGCTACCCTTGAATCGCACCGCTCCTATCTGCTACCCACCTTCCTCGCACTGACGCATGCATGTGGTAGGATTGGATGCGGTTTTCACAGCCAGGATTGGTGTGAGCGCGGTGTTAAGGAGAAGGTCATGCAGCAACTACAGAGCTGGTTGCTCCACATTCCAAACACCGATGAAGACAATCAACGACGCGGTCGGGTCATTATTGTTCTGGCGCTCCTCATGAGTGGATTGGCGCTCTCGTCAATTCCGCTTGTGTTTGCATTAACACCGCAATCAGCGCTCACTATACTGTTGATAAATGCGACGGGGGTTATCATTTATACACTCGTGATCGCTCTCTGCCGAACTGGTTGGGTGCAGAGAGGTGGTCTATTATTCATTATCACCATCACCAGCTTGACCCTGACGATTCTCTTTCTCGACGACAACCTTAACCGTTACTCGGTGCCCTTCTTTCTGATCTTCACAATCCTGATTACGGGAATGATATTACCACCGGCGTGGATTTGGTTTGCATTGATCCTTAACATGACCGGTCTGTTAACTGGATGGTGGACGACCGGTCAGTTATTATTTTTTAAACAACCCGAAGGTACATTACAGATCGCCGCTCTATTCCTGCAAGTTGGGTCAGCTTTGTTCACGTTTGTGGGAGGAAGCATCACCGACGCCGCCTTGCGTGAGGCGCGTCGGCTTCGCGAAGAGGCGCACCAGAGTGCCAACCAACTGGCTGCGCTTAATGCCACCCTCGAAGCACAGGTCGCCCAACGCACTGCTGCCCTACAGCAAGCGCTCAGCGACCTCGAACAACGGGCCGCCGAACAGGCCCGCCTGCTGGCCGAAAATGAACAACAGCGCCAGGTCATTCGCGAGCTAAGCGTTCCAGTCCTACCGGTACGCACCACCACACTAGTGATGCCGCTCATCGGTGCGCTTGATACCGCTCGGTTGGCCGATATGCAACGGCAGGCGTTAACGCACATTGAACGCACCGGCGCCCGCGAGTTCCTCATTGATGTGACCGGCGTCCCTGTGATCGACACCCAGGTCGCTAAAGGCGTGATCCAGCTTGTCGAGGCAGCACGCTTGATGGGCGCGCACGTCACGTTGGTTGGCATTCGCCCCGAAGTCGCGCAGACCTTGGTCACGCTGGGCATTGACTTGCGCGGCATCCGGACTTTCAGTACGCTACAAGCCGCGTTGAAGAGCAATAGGTGACAAACGTATAGCAATCGGGCAGAGATGGCTCCCAAATCCCAGGCGTGTACTGAATCTGTCGAAATGAGCAGTAACGAGGGAGGAGGTAAGATCGGGTGTGAGCATTAGGGACGGTTTCCAAACCCACTCTGGATGTCGTGTTGATGCGATAAGCAATGGTTTCCTCCGAACACCTCGGGATGCGGGCCAGAGGTTCGCGCTTCCAGGTAAGTGACATCTGTCGGCGATCGTCGTGAGCGAGCAACTGACGTTCTTTGGAGGATCAGGGGCAAGTGAAAATCGGAAACTTGGAAAAGCCTGAACTGTCAAGCTCAGCCCATTGAGCCTTCATCTAACCATGTATATAATTCAGGGGTATCCGTGCCCGATACTGTTCCAGGAGAAAGCATGCAAGCATTTACTGACTGGCTGTTCCAGATAAAGTGTACTGACGAGGATGAATTACGCCGTGGCCGCACGAGCATCACCGTGACGCTCGTTATGATTAGCCTGGCAATTCTGGCAATTCCCATTAGCTTCGTAAGCGGTGATCCATTCAGTGGAATCACTGCTATCTCTATTGGTATTCTTTTCTACATCATTGCGATCGCCTTAACACGGGCTGGTTTTGTAAATTTTGGTGGAATTGTTCTAGTTAGTTTTGTCACCATCCCAACCCTGTTACCTATCATTGCCGAAACTTCACCGACAAGTCCCTTCACCTCACCCTTCTATCTTGTACTCTCTATCCTGGTAGGTGGATTAATCTTGCGACCAGTACTTGTTTGGGTCGTACTAACAATAAATATCGTTGGCCTCATCATTGCCTGGAATATTACCAACTTCAATCCTTTTAGCGATCCAACCGTATCCGCATTCAGTTCAGCCGCTCTATTCCTGCAAGTTGGGTCAGCTTTGTTCACGTTTGTGGGAGGAAGCATCACCGACGCCGTCTTGCGCGAGGCGCGTCGGCTTCGCGAAGAGGCGCGCCAGAGTGCCAACCAACTGGCTGCGCTTAATGCCACCCTCGAAGCACAGGTCGCCCAACGCACTGCTGCCTTACAGCAAGCGCTCAGCGACCTCGAACAACGGGCCGCCGAACAGGCCCGCCTGCTGGCCGAAAATGAGCAACAGCGCCAGGTCATTCGCGAGCTGAGCGTTCCAGTCCTACCGGTACGCACCACCACACTAGTGATGCCGCTCATCGGTGCGCTTGATACCGCTCGGTTGGCCGATATGCAACGGCAGGCGTTAACGCACATTGAACGCACCGGCGCCCGCGAGTTCCTCATTGATGTGACCGGCGTCCCTGTGATCGACACCCAGGTCGCTAAAGGCGTGATCCAGCTTGTCGAGGCAGCACACTTGATGGGCGCGCACGTCACGTTGGTTGGCATTCGCCCCGAAGTCGCGCAGACCTTGGTCACGCTGGGCATTGACTTGCGCGGCATCCGGACTTTCAGTACGCTACAAGCCGCGTTGAATAGTGAAAAACGCTAGGGACGCATGGTGCGTCCCTAGCGTATGATAGCGCCACCTACTCTGCGGCTGACGGATCGGTTCCGCTCGTAGACGACGTTAATTGCGGTAAAACCCCGCTCTCGCCGAGGAGACCGGTGCGCAGATATACCAGAAGTTTCTTGCGCGTGTCGGCAATGTCATTATTGCGCATGTGCAGTTGACCGATCCGATCTTGCGGAGTAAAGCTGGCTTCGCCTTTCTCCATCGTCAGGCGGCTCGGATCATATGTCAGGTTCGGTGAGCTGGTATCAAGAATTGAATAGTCGTTACCACGACGTAGACCAATCGTCACTTCACCGGTAATCAGGCGAGCCACCCAGCGTTGGAGCGACTCACGCAACATCATAGCCTGCGGATCAAACCAGCGCCCGGCGTACAGTAAGCGGCCTAGCTTACGACCATATTCGCGATACTGGTCAATGGTATCCTCATTATGGATACCGGTTACCAGCCGTTCGTAGGCAATGAAGAGCAATGCCATCCCCGGTGCTTCATAAATGCCGCGGCTTTTAGCCTCGATGATCCGATTTTCGATCTGATCACTCATGCCAAGACCATGTCGCCCGCCGATCCGATTTGCTTCTGTCATCAGCGCCACATGATCGGGAAAAGTCATGCCATTAATCGCAACCGGAAATCCTTCCTCAAACGTGATACGTACCTCTTCATATTCAATCTGTACCTCTGGCCGCCAGAAGGCCACCCCCATAATAGGATTGACAATCGTAATATTGCGATCAAGAAACTCTAAATCTTTCGCCTCGTGAGTAGCGCCCAAGATATTTGAGTCCGTTGAATAGGCCTTTTCGGCAGGCATTCGGTAATCGAGACCAGCGCGACTCAGGTAGGCCGACATCTCGGCCCGACCACCCAGTTCATCGATGAATGCCTGGTCGAGCCAGGGTTTGTAGATACGCAGATCGGGATTGACCAGCAAACCGTAGCGGTAGAATCGTTCAATGTCGTTGCCCTTATAGGTACTGCCATCGCCCCAGATATTGACACCGTCTTCACGCATCGCGGCGACCAGCATCGTACCGGTCACCGCCCGACCGAGGGGAGTTGTGTTGAAATACGGCAGACCGGCAGTGGAAATATGAAATGCACCACATTGAAGCGCAACCAACCCTTCGGCAACTAATTGATGGCGG comes from Chloroflexus sp. Y-396-1 and encodes:
- a CDS encoding STAS domain-containing protein: MQQLQSWLLHIPNTDEDNQRRGRVIIVLALLMSGLALSSIPLVFALTPQSALTILLINATGVIIYTLVIALCRTGWVQRGGLLFIITITSLTLTILFLDDNLNRYSVPFFLIFTILITGMILPPAWIWFALILNMTGLLTGWWTTGQLLFFKQPEGTLQIAALFLQVGSALFTFVGGSITDAALREARRLREEAHQSANQLAALNATLEAQVAQRTAALQQALSDLEQRAAEQARLLAENEQQRQVIRELSVPVLPVRTTTLVMPLIGALDTARLADMQRQALTHIERTGAREFLIDVTGVPVIDTQVAKGVIQLVEAARLMGAHVTLVGIRPEVAQTLVTLGIDLRGIRTFSTLQAALKSNR
- a CDS encoding STAS domain-containing protein — its product is MQAFTDWLFQIKCTDEDELRRGRTSITVTLVMISLAILAIPISFVSGDPFSGITAISIGILFYIIAIALTRAGFVNFGGIVLVSFVTIPTLLPIIAETSPTSPFTSPFYLVLSILVGGLILRPVLVWVVLTINIVGLIIAWNITNFNPFSDPTVSAFSSAALFLQVGSALFTFVGGSITDAVLREARRLREEARQSANQLAALNATLEAQVAQRTAALQQALSDLEQRAAEQARLLAENEQQRQVIRELSVPVLPVRTTTLVMPLIGALDTARLADMQRQALTHIERTGAREFLIDVTGVPVIDTQVAKGVIQLVEAAHLMGAHVTLVGIRPEVAQTLVTLGIDLRGIRTFSTLQAALNSEKR
- the argG gene encoding argininosuccinate synthase gives rise to the protein MAKILQHLPVGEKIGIAFSGGLDTSAAIHWMRAKGAIPYAYTANLGQPDEPDYEDIPRRALMYGAEAARLIDCRHQLVAEGLVALQCGAFHISTAGLPYFNTTPLGRAVTGTMLVAAMREDGVNIWGDGSTYKGNDIERFYRYGLLVNPDLRIYKPWLDQAFIDELGGRAEMSAYLSRAGLDYRMPAEKAYSTDSNILGATHEAKDLEFLDRNITIVNPIMGVAFWRPEVQIEYEEVRITFEEGFPVAINGMTFPDHVALMTEANRIGGRHGLGMSDQIENRIIEAKSRGIYEAPGMALLFIAYERLVTGIHNEDTIDQYREYGRKLGRLLYAGRWFDPQAMMLRESLQRWVARLITGEVTIGLRRGNDYSILDTSSPNLTYDPSRLTMEKGEASFTPQDRIGQLHMRNNDIADTRKKLLVYLRTGLLGESGVLPQLTSSTSGTDPSAAE